In Bacillota bacterium, the DNA window AGACGGGACGTATCCCTGCGGTGAGTGGGGAGAGGGGCATTGCCTTGCTGGCTGCCTTTGCTGAGGCCAATGATCTTACAGTGGGAGATAAGATCGACCTTATTATCCGGGGCGAATCTTTTCCGGTCACAGTAACAGCTTTGGTGGACAGTCCTGAATTTATCTATGCCATTAAAGACCTCAAGAGCATGCTGCCGGACAATCTTAACTTCGGCATCGGCTTTGTTAATATGCCTTTGCTACAAGAACTCTTGGCCCTGCCCGGTCAAGCTAACAATGCCGTTTTCTTGCTGCGGCCGGGAGTAGACGCCGAAGCGATTCGGGATAAAATCCAGGAGGATTACAAGACCCGGGGAATAAAGAGCATAGTAACCAGAGAAAACCAGGTTAGCCACGCTTTGACTGAGATGGAGATTGAGCAGCTGGAGCGCATGTCCCGGGCCGTACCCACTATTTTCTTGGGTATTGCCGCTGTGGTTACATACATGCTTATTTCTCGGTTGGTGCAGGCCGACCGCACTTCCATTGGCATCCTCAAGGCCACCGGCTTTAGCAACTGGGAAGTGATAAGCCACTATCTAAAGTTGGCGCTAATGGTAGGGTTGCCGGGGGCAGTCTGTGGGATGGGGGTCGGGTACCTGTTGGCCGCCTCTCTTACCGCTTATTTTTTGGAATTCTTTCAAATCCCACATTTAGAGATGCGGTTGTACTATGACTTTATTCTCTTTGGTATTTTGTCCACTGTTTTCTTTTGCGGCGGGACCGGCTTTTTGGCGGCCCGGGGCGTGCTTAGTATTGCCCCGGCCGATGCTATGCGCCCTAAAGCTCAGCCGCCGGGAAAGAAAAGCCTGCTGGAGTTGTGGGCACCTGACTTCTGGGCCCAAGTCACTTTCAGTTGGAAGCTGGTACTAAGGGGCATCTGGCGCAACCGGCGTCGCTTTGCTTTGGCCACGGTGGGGGTAGCCTTGGCTTATGCCCTGATCCTCTTTTCTTTTTATATGTTCGACGTGTGGGATGTGTTGTTCAATAAGCAGTTCGGCGAGTTGGACAGATACGACTATGCTGTGTCCTTTCTCCAGCCGGTAAGCTCCCGGGCAATTACCGAGATGCGGTCCCAGGCGCGTATTACTGCTATTGAACCTTTCTTGGAGCTGCCTTTTCAGGTGGCCCGGGGCTGGCGCGAACAAACCCTTCTGGTCCGAGCCCTGCCCAAGACCACTGAGCTGCAGCGATTCGAGGACGAGGACGGGAACTTTGTCCCCCTTCCCACCCACGGCGTTTTTCTCTCCCGCGGCCTGGCCGAATCCCTAGGCGTAAGCAGGGGAGAGTCAGTGGAAATGTCTTCCTATGCCACCGGCGGCAAGACCCACCTAGTCCCGGTGAAGGCGGTGGTGACTCAATATCTGGGCTCCGGTGTCTATATGTCTTTGGAACAGATGGAACGCCTGACTGGGCAGAAAGATACCTTTTCCGGTGCCGTGCTTGGTTCTGTCGATGATATTAAAAGGGCTTTCCAAGGTATGGGTAATGTAGAGTCCGTCTATTCCAGCGCGGATTTAATCGATATCTTTTCGGAATACCTGGGCCTGATGATCACTTATGTAACAGTCTTGGTTTTTGTAGCCGGGCTGTTAGGGTTTGCCATCCTTTACAATACAACCTCAGTCAGCATCGCCGAGCGTTCCAGGGAGTTTTCTTCTCTTAGGGTATTGGGATTTTCTCAGCTGGAAATCTTCCAGTTGGTAAGCAGAGAAAACTTGTTAGCTCTGCTGGCCGGGTTGGTCGGCGGGGCACCGCTGGGCAAGGGGTTAGTAGTGCTGGTGATTCGGGCCATGCTGGCCGAAAGTGGCGAGATGTTTGACTTTCCCACGGACATAAGTGCCGGCGCCTATTTGTTAGCTGCTGTGCTGTCGGTTTTGATCATGGTATTGACCCTGGCCGCTGTCTGGCAAAAGGTACGTAAGCTAAATTTCCTGGAGGCATTGTCCAGTAGACTTACCTAAGGGGGAGAAACTGTGAATAAGAGAAAAAAGCTAATCCTGACCGCCCTGGCAGCACTGGTTGTGATCATAGCGGCAGCGGTAATTGTCCGCGGCCGGCAGGGGATAGAGGCGGAAACGGTAGCTGTGACCGAGAGCCGTATTACCCGGACTGTTGTAGCCACCGGCCATTTTGCCGCCCAATCGGAACAAGAATTGGTGGCCCGTGACCCCCTGATCCTTAAGGAAGTGCTGGTCAAGGCTGGGGATCAGGTTCAAGCGGGGCAGGTGCTGGCTCTCCTTGACACCGCCGCCCTGGAAACAGAAAAGCAAGCTACCCAGGCCGAGTTGACCGCAATTGATACTCAGCAGGCCACTCTTGAAACCAC includes these proteins:
- a CDS encoding ABC transporter permease, whose product is MKALDKRLIRTVWGAKAQYGAVIIIICIGLMILTSLSNTAHNLKVSVDEYYRDYRFADLFADFAHVPVGTILDLGKLREVETVEARIVADIRADVGRDLNPTLRLVSIGSDQKINRLYVQTGRIPAVSGERGIALLAAFAEANDLTVGDKIDLIIRGESFPVTVTALVDSPEFIYAIKDLKSMLPDNLNFGIGFVNMPLLQELLALPGQANNAVFLLRPGVDAEAIRDKIQEDYKTRGIKSIVTRENQVSHALTEMEIEQLERMSRAVPTIFLGIAAVVTYMLISRLVQADRTSIGILKATGFSNWEVISHYLKLALMVGLPGAVCGMGVGYLLAASLTAYFLEFFQIPHLEMRLYYDFILFGILSTVFFCGGTGFLAARGVLSIAPADAMRPKAQPPGKKSLLELWAPDFWAQVTFSWKLVLRGIWRNRRRFALATVGVALAYALILFSFYMFDVWDVLFNKQFGELDRYDYAVSFLQPVSSRAITEMRSQARITAIEPFLELPFQVARGWREQTLLVRALPKTTELQRFEDEDGNFVPLPTHGVFLSRGLAESLGVSRGESVEMSSYATGGKTHLVPVKAVVTQYLGSGVYMSLEQMERLTGQKDTFSGAVLGSVDDIKRAFQGMGNVESVYSSADLIDIFSEYLGLMITYVTVLVFVAGLLGFAILYNTTSVSIAERSREFSSLRVLGFSQLEIFQLVSRENLLALLAGLVGGAPLGKGLVVLVIRAMLAESGEMFDFPTDISAGAYLLAAVLSVLIMVLTLAAVWQKVRKLNFLEALSSRLT